Proteins found in one Candidatus Edwardsbacteria bacterium genomic segment:
- the pyrF gene encoding orotidine-5'-phosphate decarboxylase has translation MNISTPDRLIVALDVPDLKNAQNLIDRLGSSVNFYKVGNQLFTSCGPKIVELIKKSGHRVFLDLKYHDIPNTVAKAAQAAYELGVDMFNMHAMGGFSMMETAATTVTNSASSDRKTKPVMLGVTVLTSMDEATFQDVLGTPGRSIEEQVLHLAGLSRSAGLDGVVASPHEIAMLRKELGSEFVILTPGIRPADSSSDDQKRFLTPGQAIKTGADYLVVGRPITTAKDPAAAAQKIIKEIEDALK, from the coding sequence ATGAACATCTCTACCCCTGACCGGCTGATAGTGGCCCTGGACGTGCCGGATCTGAAGAATGCGCAGAATTTGATAGATCGGCTGGGTTCCTCGGTGAATTTTTACAAGGTTGGGAACCAGTTGTTCACCTCCTGCGGCCCCAAAATTGTGGAGCTGATAAAGAAAAGTGGGCACAGGGTCTTTCTGGACCTCAAATACCACGACATCCCCAATACCGTGGCCAAGGCCGCCCAGGCGGCCTACGAACTTGGCGTCGATATGTTCAACATGCATGCCATGGGCGGGTTCTCCATGATGGAGACGGCAGCTACTACTGTCACCAATTCAGCCTCCAGCGACCGGAAAACCAAGCCCGTCATGCTGGGGGTGACGGTCCTGACCAGCATGGACGAGGCCACCTTTCAGGACGTGTTGGGCACTCCCGGAAGGTCCATAGAGGAACAGGTGCTTCACCTGGCCGGCTTAAGCCGGAGCGCCGGGCTGGACGGGGTGGTGGCCTCGCCCCATGAGATAGCCATGCTCCGCAAGGAACTGGGAAGCGAGTTCGTGATCCTGACCCCCGGCATACGCCCGGCCGACAGTTCCAGCGACGACCAGAAGCGTTTTCTGACCCCTGGCCAGGCCATCAAGACCGGGGCTGACTACCTGGTGGTGGGCCGGCCCATCACTACGGCCAAGGATCCGGCCGCCGCCGCTCAAAAGATAATCAAGGAGATCGAAGATGCTCTCAAATGA
- the umuD gene encoding translesion error-prone DNA polymerase V autoproteolytic subunit gives MNIYGFQARGRLKLPLYLASIAAGFPSPADDFLDKKLDLNEHLIRHPAATFFVRVQGNSMIQAGIHSGDVLIVDRSLEPADRKIVVAVVNGELTVKRLRRKKDRTVLTAENPEYQDIEVTPEMDFDIWGVVIHVIHSV, from the coding sequence ATGAACATATACGGATTCCAGGCCAGGGGAAGGCTGAAACTGCCGCTGTACCTGGCCAGCATCGCCGCCGGGTTTCCCTCGCCGGCCGACGATTTTCTGGACAAGAAGCTGGACCTTAACGAACACCTGATCCGGCATCCGGCGGCCACATTTTTCGTCAGGGTCCAGGGTAATTCCATGATCCAGGCGGGCATTCACTCCGGAGATGTCCTGATAGTGGACCGGTCGCTGGAGCCGGCCGACCGGAAGATCGTAGTGGCGGTGGTCAACGGGGAGCTGACGGTCAAACGCCTGCGCCGTAAAAAGGACCGGACCGTTCTGACCGCCGAGAACCCGGAATATCAGGATATCGAGGTCACCCCGGAGATGGATTTCGACATCTGGGGGGTGGTGATACACGTGATCCATTCGGTGTAG
- a CDS encoding dipeptidase, whose protein sequence is MTQTTICDLHCDTAINLADGKGIGGPRAKSQVTLEKLKAGGVGLQVYACWVSPKYRHRLAWDRARQLIAAVKKEISEHRNEMMLVTGKQSWQECRKSKRIGVLLAVEGGHVLDGDISRLDSLYDQGVRILTLTWNNSNIFACSAYSLHKTGVDKGLTPTGRQLIARADKLGMHIDLSHSSEKTFWDVLKTSKHPPLLSHSCANFLNGHFRNASDRQIKAVSDRKGLMGINFCPAFLGDEHKPKSVESVADQFEYVKELAGTDILAIGSDFDGIRETPEGLDGPDKLPGLLGALKERGFSKKEIEDIGLYNTLRYFGWQ, encoded by the coding sequence ATGACACAAACCACCATCTGCGACCTTCATTGCGACACCGCCATCAACCTGGCTGACGGTAAGGGGATCGGCGGGCCGAGGGCAAAAAGCCAGGTCACCCTGGAAAAACTAAAGGCCGGCGGGGTCGGCCTGCAGGTCTATGCCTGCTGGGTGTCCCCCAAATACCGCCACCGCCTGGCCTGGGATCGGGCCCGGCAGCTGATAGCCGCCGTAAAGAAGGAGATATCGGAGCATCGGAACGAAATGATGCTGGTCACCGGCAAGCAGAGCTGGCAGGAATGCCGTAAAAGCAAACGGATCGGGGTTCTCCTGGCGGTGGAGGGCGGCCATGTGCTGGACGGCGACATCTCCCGGCTGGATTCCCTTTATGATCAAGGGGTGAGAATTCTGACCCTGACCTGGAACAATTCAAACATCTTCGCCTGTTCGGCCTACAGCCTTCACAAGACCGGGGTCGATAAGGGTCTAACACCGACCGGTCGCCAACTCATCGCCCGGGCCGATAAGCTGGGCATGCATATAGACCTCTCTCATTCCTCGGAAAAGACCTTCTGGGATGTGCTGAAGACCAGCAAACATCCCCCCCTGCTTTCCCACTCCTGCGCAAATTTTCTCAACGGACATTTCCGGAATGCCTCGGACAGGCAGATCAAGGCGGTGTCTGATAGAAAGGGATTGATGGGAATAAATTTCTGCCCGGCCTTTCTGGGGGACGAGCACAAACCCAAATCGGTAGAGAGCGTGGCCGACCAGTTCGAGTATGTCAAGGAGCTGGCCGGAACCGATATCCTGGCCATCGGGTCTGATTTCGACGGAATTAGGGAAACCCCGGAAGGCCTGGACGGACCGGACAAACTGCCCGGTTTGCTGGGAGCATTGAAAGAACGCGGCTTCAGCAAAAAGGAGATTGAGGATATCGGGCTGTACAATACTTTAAGGTATTTTGGCTGGCAGTGA
- a CDS encoding TonB family protein has protein sequence MRSWVFRGLFLVIAGFFLVLSGCSKSEKYPDSESGGTLTIGTMNEPSSLNPLRLSFTASTDIHEKLFMSLHHFDQGMNIVAGLARSWKFSEDFKEVTYVLRKDVKWSDGQPVTAEDVKFSFDMMRDPQIKYARSGGLQFVERVEVVGPLAVKFFFNRVYSDELFDTGIMVLPKHILEKLSAANSADFDDNPVGDGPYRVEEWVRGDRLVLAANPDFYKGKPALDRIVFKFYGDEASLMNALQNGTVDMTNDLSPQYALKVQGDPNLTSIEYPGRSFTFIGWNLNSPLFSEVSLRKAFALGIDQTALINDVLMGKGKPANGPFLPTSWAYDQELKARPYDPDQAKTLLAELGWKDRNREGFLAKGPKQVLELNLLLAQGQPVQEATAVLIREQLKGVGVKVNLAVVDAKTFIQRLRNGQYDAMLFSWKNDFKVDPTAVWHSSPEKGIYNFILKYSNSSVDSLIDAGLATLSRRKAKDIWVKFQQVVNTEMPATYLYVPDVVTIIYKGVKGPAQDARGPMAALDEWWIPAAQRRGEALASAATAAVAPPPSQPVMTAVPERGRTERPTTAETSNPQPIATRTEQPAPRPAAAPVVTAPKPVAVNPQDLLVAEAVPSAPAPAPEETPAEPEIRPTEPEAVKIVSPAYPESARKAGITGRVFVKLLVGPDGKVKDAQVIRGIGYGCDEAATDAAYKAVFKPGTKNGQPADAYITIPYPFMK, from the coding sequence ATGAGATCATGGGTTTTTCGTGGATTATTTTTAGTGATCGCCGGATTCTTTCTGGTGCTGTCCGGATGTTCCAAGAGCGAGAAATATCCGGACAGCGAATCCGGAGGGACATTGACCATCGGCACCATGAACGAGCCGTCCTCCTTGAATCCGCTGCGGCTGTCATTCACGGCCTCCACCGATATCCATGAAAAACTATTCATGAGCCTGCATCACTTCGATCAGGGAATGAACATCGTGGCCGGGCTGGCCCGCTCCTGGAAGTTCTCCGAGGATTTCAAGGAGGTCACCTATGTCCTGCGCAAGGACGTCAAGTGGAGCGACGGACAGCCGGTGACCGCCGAGGATGTCAAGTTCTCCTTCGACATGATGCGCGATCCCCAGATAAAATACGCCCGGTCCGGCGGCCTGCAGTTCGTGGAGAGGGTCGAGGTGGTCGGGCCCCTGGCGGTGAAGTTCTTTTTCAACCGGGTATACTCCGACGAGCTGTTCGATACCGGGATCATGGTCCTTCCCAAACACATTCTGGAGAAGCTGAGCGCCGCCAACTCCGCCGACTTCGACGACAACCCGGTGGGCGACGGGCCGTACAGGGTGGAGGAATGGGTGCGGGGCGACCGCCTGGTGCTGGCCGCCAATCCGGACTTCTACAAGGGCAAACCGGCCCTGGACCGGATCGTTTTTAAATTTTACGGGGACGAGGCCAGCCTGATGAACGCCCTGCAGAACGGCACGGTGGACATGACCAACGACCTGTCGCCCCAGTATGCCCTCAAGGTCCAGGGCGACCCCAACCTGACATCCATAGAATATCCCGGACGCAGCTTCACTTTCATCGGCTGGAATTTGAACAGTCCTCTGTTCTCCGAGGTCAGCCTGCGCAAGGCCTTCGCCCTGGGCATAGACCAGACGGCCCTGATCAACGACGTTTTGATGGGCAAGGGCAAGCCGGCCAACGGGCCGTTCCTGCCCACCAGTTGGGCCTACGACCAGGAGCTCAAAGCACGGCCCTACGACCCCGACCAGGCCAAGACCCTGCTGGCCGAGCTGGGCTGGAAGGACCGGAACCGCGAAGGGTTTTTGGCCAAAGGGCCCAAGCAGGTGCTGGAGCTGAACCTGCTGCTGGCCCAGGGACAGCCGGTGCAGGAGGCCACCGCTGTGCTGATCAGGGAACAGCTTAAAGGCGTGGGGGTCAAGGTCAATCTGGCGGTGGTGGATGCCAAGACCTTCATCCAGCGGCTGAGGAACGGCCAGTACGACGCCATGCTGTTCTCCTGGAAGAACGACTTCAAGGTGGACCCCACGGCGGTGTGGCATTCGTCCCCGGAGAAGGGCATTTATAATTTCATCCTCAAGTATTCCAATTCATCGGTGGACAGCCTGATCGACGCGGGCCTGGCCACTTTAAGCCGCCGCAAGGCCAAGGATATCTGGGTCAAATTCCAGCAGGTGGTCAATACCGAGATGCCGGCCACCTATCTGTACGTTCCGGACGTGGTCACCATCATCTACAAGGGGGTCAAGGGTCCGGCCCAGGACGCCCGCGGGCCGATGGCTGCGCTGGACGAGTGGTGGATCCCGGCCGCCCAGAGAAGGGGAGAGGCCCTGGCCTCCGCGGCGACCGCCGCCGTGGCGCCGCCGCCATCCCAGCCGGTGATGACCGCCGTCCCGGAAAGAGGGCGGACGGAAAGACCGACCACCGCAGAAACAAGCAATCCCCAGCCCATAGCCACCAGGACCGAACAGCCGGCACCCAGGCCGGCGGCCGCACCGGTGGTGACTGCACCCAAGCCGGTGGCGGTGAACCCCCAGGACTTGCTGGTAGCCGAGGCTGTACCATCGGCGCCCGCCCCGGCCCCGGAGGAGACACCTGCCGAGCCTGAAATTCGCCCCACCGAACCCGAGGCGGTGAAGATCGTTTCCCCGGCCTATCCCGAAAGCGCCCGCAAGGCCGGGATCACCGGACGGGTGTTCGTCAAGCTTTTGGTGGGCCCGGACGGCAAGGTCAAGGATGCCCAGGTGATCCGGGGGATCGGGTACGGCTGCGACGAGGCCGCCACCGATGCCGCTTACAAGGCGGTGTTCAAACCGGGGACCAAGAACGGCCAGCCGGCCGACGCCTATATCACCATTCCCTATCCGTTCATGAAATAG
- a CDS encoding dihydroorotate dehydrogenase electron transfer subunit has translation MKQYPSIPIASNIPVSAQAYKLSLKAPGLAQSADPGQFVHIRLSPGSDHPLLRRPFSINDIRGDKVAILYQVKGSGTELLSKMTPKDTLDIIGPLGKGFDIDPGKRHHLLVAGGMGIAPMGFLGRRLKGLKLKHQLFYGCRSSSELIKTDIKICSISSDDGSCGKKGLVTSLLPDRLDGCQDPSVYACGPWPMLQAVARICRDKKIPCQVSLESFMACGVGACQGCVVKGSDGGYLSVCDQGPVFDSRRIDWDQDCVI, from the coding sequence ATGAAGCAATATCCTTCAATACCGATCGCCTCGAACATCCCAGTCAGCGCCCAGGCCTACAAACTGTCCCTTAAAGCTCCCGGGTTGGCCCAAAGCGCCGACCCCGGGCAGTTTGTGCATATCCGGCTCAGCCCCGGGTCGGACCATCCCCTGCTTCGCCGCCCTTTCAGCATCAACGACATCCGGGGGGATAAGGTAGCAATCCTTTACCAGGTCAAGGGATCCGGCACAGAATTGCTCTCCAAAATGACGCCTAAGGACACCCTGGATATCATCGGGCCGCTGGGAAAGGGATTTGACATCGATCCCGGCAAGCGGCACCATCTGCTGGTGGCCGGGGGCATGGGGATCGCGCCGATGGGCTTTCTGGGCCGCCGGCTGAAAGGCTTGAAACTGAAACATCAGCTGTTTTACGGCTGCCGGTCCTCCTCCGAACTTATAAAAACTGATATCAAAATATGCAGCATATCCAGCGATGACGGAAGCTGCGGGAAAAAGGGCCTGGTCACCTCCCTGCTGCCGGATAGACTGGACGGCTGCCAGGATCCGTCGGTCTACGCCTGCGGGCCGTGGCCCATGCTTCAGGCGGTGGCCCGGATCTGCCGGGATAAAAAAATACCCTGCCAGGTTTCCCTGGAATCATTCATGGCCTGCGGGGTCGGGGCCTGCCAGGGCTGCGTGGTCAAGGGCAGCGACGGCGGCTATCTTTCGGTCTGCGACCAGGGTCCGGTGTTCGACAGCCGGCGGATCGACTGGGATCAGGATTGCGTCATATGA
- a CDS encoding dihydroorotate dehydrogenase encodes MKKLRDIDLRVSLAGLELKNPVIAASGTFGYGTEYSTLAEPGDFGAVITKTITLSPRAGNPPPRVCETACGMLNSIGLANVGFEAFKKDKLPRLLGKGTVIIANIAGNTIEEYVELAGKLNKITDIPALELNISCPNVRHGGIAFGTDPAGAAALSKAVRRVYKKTLIVKLSPNVSDIAAIARAVEKAGADALSLINTLYGMAVDIRKRRPVLGNITGGLSGPAIKPVALYNLYKAYHTVKIPLIGLGGIMNYTDALEFMITGAAAVQIGTANFVNPSAARDILAGMTGFCRENNIIRVKNLTGVLKC; translated from the coding sequence ATGAAGAAATTAAGGGACATAGACCTGCGGGTCAGCCTGGCCGGATTGGAGCTGAAAAATCCCGTCATTGCCGCCTCCGGCACTTTTGGCTACGGAACGGAATACTCCACTCTGGCAGAACCCGGCGATTTCGGGGCCGTCATCACCAAGACCATCACCCTTTCCCCCCGGGCCGGCAACCCTCCGCCCCGGGTCTGCGAGACGGCCTGCGGGATGCTCAATTCCATCGGACTGGCCAACGTGGGATTCGAGGCCTTTAAAAAGGACAAGCTGCCCCGTCTGCTGGGGAAAGGCACCGTTATCATCGCCAACATCGCCGGCAACACCATTGAAGAGTATGTCGAGCTGGCGGGAAAACTGAATAAAATAACCGATATCCCGGCCCTGGAATTGAACATCTCCTGCCCCAACGTCAGGCACGGCGGGATAGCCTTCGGCACCGACCCGGCCGGCGCCGCGGCCCTAAGCAAAGCGGTCCGCCGGGTCTACAAAAAGACCCTGATAGTAAAGCTCAGCCCCAATGTCAGCGACATCGCCGCCATCGCCCGGGCGGTCGAGAAAGCCGGGGCCGATGCCCTGTCGCTGATCAACACCCTCTACGGCATGGCGGTGGACATAAGAAAACGCCGCCCGGTGCTGGGCAACATCACCGGGGGCCTTTCCGGACCGGCCATCAAGCCGGTGGCCCTCTACAATCTTTACAAGGCCTATCATACGGTAAAAATTCCCCTGATCGGGCTGGGAGGAATAATGAATTATACCGATGCCCTGGAGTTCATGATCACCGGGGCTGCGGCGGTGCAGATCGGGACCGCCAATTTCGTCAACCCCTCGGCGGCCAGGGACATTCTGGCGGGAATGACAGGATTCTGCCGGGAGAACAACATCATCAGAGTTAAGAACCTTACCGGGGTACTGAAATGCTAA
- the pyrE gene encoding orotate phosphoribosyltransferase, with protein sequence MLSNDEIKQILLKNQVLLDGHFLLTSGRHSRFYFEKFRVLQQPADAALFCRAIAEHFKDADIDTVAGPTTGGIIIAFEVARKMGKKAVYAERTTEGRGFLRGMSLAKGEKVLVVDDVMTTGGSVLETIEAVKMAGAELKGVAVFIDRSSQKPDFGAPFFSLYHEKVETFDPENCPLCKQGIPLAKHGSSPKK encoded by the coding sequence ATGCTCTCAAATGATGAAATAAAACAGATATTGCTAAAGAACCAGGTCCTGCTTGACGGTCATTTCCTGCTGACCTCGGGCCGCCACAGCCGTTTCTATTTCGAAAAATTCCGGGTGCTCCAGCAGCCGGCTGACGCCGCCCTGTTCTGCCGGGCCATCGCCGAACATTTCAAAGATGCTGATATCGACACCGTGGCCGGGCCGACCACCGGCGGGATAATCATCGCCTTCGAAGTGGCCCGGAAGATGGGGAAAAAGGCCGTCTATGCCGAGCGGACCACCGAGGGCCGGGGATTTTTACGGGGCATGTCATTGGCCAAGGGAGAAAAGGTGCTGGTGGTGGACGATGTGATGACCACCGGAGGCTCGGTGCTGGAGACCATCGAGGCGGTGAAAATGGCCGGGGCGGAACTAAAGGGCGTGGCGGTGTTCATAGACCGCAGTTCCCAGAAGCCTGATTTCGGGGCTCCCTTCTTCTCGCTGTATCACGAGAAGGTGGAGACCTTCGATCCCGAAAATTGTCCGCTGTGCAAACAAGGGATACCTCTGGCCAAGCACGGCAGCAGCCCCAAGAAATGA
- a CDS encoding tetratricopeptide repeat protein, whose translation MPNNNRHINLGKRTGFVLMLAMLAGNSGCAYFNTYYNAQKLYNSASRKHQQFPDTTAATSAEKEELKKAIDKYADVALRHPNSRWVVPSLYNMGNAYYLRGEYDKAARKYQEIWQYYPESKYSPRAQLNNALISQNLKQWDKALWELSQIKTDDGNINQRAAYLEALILQAVPDYPKAIISWERFLHNHYKSDLAVEARYNYARCLFSLNEFSNSIRELEMILDSRIKRTFRYQVTMLLGQAYQANGRHSRALPLYRRLLRRESDKGRISAIELEILNCQRPGLTAADAAGLYHGLAQKYPKTAVSSEALFKIGQIHEAGQELDSALAYYNKARNENPAAQIREAALKKSADISLLLAYRQQSDQQAAEQSAKLQFLMAEHYLFGLNKPDSALAVYRRVAGGSGDNQLAPKAWYAAAWTARNYLSDTLSSDSLFYILIEKYPRTRYANGARLMLNQPVDTTVIDTEPEIEMNIRPLEQKPEAPPARPDSAQAQPPDSVAKDAPSAPLIPGPNINRSMDTR comes from the coding sequence ATGCCAAACAATAATAGACACATAAACCTTGGCAAAAGGACCGGCTTTGTTCTGATGCTGGCTATGCTGGCCGGGAATTCGGGCTGCGCCTACTTCAACACCTACTACAACGCCCAAAAACTCTACAATTCGGCCAGCCGGAAGCACCAGCAGTTTCCCGACACCACCGCCGCCACCAGTGCGGAAAAGGAGGAGCTGAAAAAAGCCATCGACAAATATGCCGATGTGGCCCTGAGACATCCCAACAGCCGCTGGGTTGTTCCCAGCCTGTATAACATGGGCAATGCCTATTATCTGAGAGGCGAATACGACAAGGCGGCCCGCAAATATCAGGAGATATGGCAATACTATCCTGAAAGCAAATATTCGCCCCGGGCCCAATTGAACAACGCCCTTATTTCCCAGAATCTGAAGCAATGGGACAAGGCCTTGTGGGAACTATCCCAGATAAAGACCGACGACGGAAACATCAACCAAAGGGCGGCTTATCTGGAGGCCCTGATACTGCAGGCCGTCCCCGATTATCCCAAGGCGATAATCTCCTGGGAGCGCTTCCTGCACAATCACTACAAAAGCGATCTGGCTGTCGAGGCCCGCTATAACTACGCCCGGTGCCTTTTTTCCCTGAATGAATTCTCCAACTCCATCAGGGAGCTGGAGATGATACTGGATTCCCGGATCAAGAGGACCTTCCGCTATCAGGTCACCATGCTGCTGGGCCAAGCCTACCAGGCCAATGGCAGGCATTCCCGGGCCCTGCCGTTGTACCGGCGGTTGTTGAGGCGGGAATCCGACAAGGGCCGGATATCCGCCATAGAACTGGAGATCCTGAACTGTCAAAGGCCGGGATTGACGGCCGCTGATGCGGCGGGGCTGTATCACGGCCTGGCGCAGAAATATCCCAAGACCGCCGTATCCTCCGAGGCCCTGTTCAAAATCGGGCAGATCCATGAAGCCGGACAGGAGCTGGACAGCGCCCTGGCTTACTACAACAAGGCCCGAAACGAAAACCCGGCGGCCCAGATCCGCGAAGCCGCCCTAAAGAAAAGCGCTGATATCTCCCTGCTGCTGGCCTACCGCCAGCAATCCGACCAGCAGGCGGCGGAACAAAGCGCCAAATTGCAGTTTCTGATGGCCGAGCATTACCTGTTCGGCCTCAACAAGCCGGATTCCGCCCTGGCCGTCTACCGCCGGGTTGCCGGCGGTTCCGGTGATAATCAGCTGGCCCCCAAGGCCTGGTATGCAGCGGCCTGGACAGCGCGAAATTACCTGTCGGATACCTTAAGTTCGGACAGCCTGTTTTACATTTTGATAGAAAAATACCCCCGGACCAGATACGCCAACGGCGCCAGGCTGATGCTGAACCAGCCGGTCGACACCACCGTCATCGACACTGAACCGGAGATCGAAATGAATATACGGCCCCTGGAACAGAAACCGGAAGCCCCTCCGGCACGGCCCGATAGCGCCCAGGCACAGCCGCCCGATAGCGTCGCCAAGGATGCTCCGTCCGCTCCCCTGATACCGGGACCGAACATAAACCGATCGATGGATACCAGATAA
- a CDS encoding TldD/PmbA family protein — protein MKSFAKKVIAGLPAKGIDYADVRVLGTRRQNIFTKNGTVESATNSSDQGFGLRVLINGSWGFASSSKLETSEIAKVVRLAVEIARASALSPGEPAVLSGLKKQTGGYRTKIQQDPFKVPLEQKISLLLEADAIMRRNPAIKVARGSLWFFHEDKVFASTQGSLLSQEITESGGEISALAVDGPEVQIRTHPNMGGDTGQAGYEFIERLDLAGNAEKISREASLLLKAPPCPAQKGTIIIATNQLALQVHESIGHPIELDRVYGTEAAYAGTSFLTTDKLNTLKYGADIVNVNADATVPGGLGTFGWDDEGVPAQNVPIIKNGLFTGYLSSRETAARLGLLSGGAMRADGWNRIPLIRMTNINLEPGRWDYQNLIADTADGVLFDTTKTWSIDDRRLNFQFTTEIAWQIKGGRLTGQAYKNPTYTGLTPEFWNSCDAICDSRSWHLWGIPNCGKGQPGQTAHVGHGVSPARFRNVQIGVS, from the coding sequence ATGAAGTCGTTCGCTAAAAAGGTGATCGCCGGCCTGCCGGCCAAAGGAATAGATTACGCCGATGTCCGGGTGCTGGGCACCCGGCGCCAGAATATATTCACCAAGAACGGCACGGTGGAATCGGCCACCAATTCCTCCGACCAGGGGTTCGGCCTCCGGGTGCTGATCAACGGATCCTGGGGCTTCGCCTCCAGCTCCAAACTGGAGACCTCGGAGATAGCCAAGGTGGTCAGGCTGGCGGTGGAGATAGCCCGGGCCTCCGCCCTGTCGCCCGGGGAGCCGGCGGTGTTGTCCGGCTTGAAAAAACAAACCGGGGGCTACCGAACAAAAATCCAGCAGGATCCCTTTAAGGTGCCCCTGGAGCAGAAGATCTCCCTGCTGCTGGAGGCCGATGCCATCATGCGCCGTAATCCGGCTATAAAAGTGGCCCGGGGCAGCCTGTGGTTCTTTCATGAGGATAAGGTGTTTGCCTCCACCCAGGGCAGCCTGCTGTCCCAGGAGATCACCGAATCCGGCGGGGAGATCAGCGCCCTGGCGGTGGACGGGCCGGAGGTTCAGATCCGGACCCATCCCAACATGGGCGGGGACACCGGCCAGGCCGGATATGAGTTCATCGAAAGGCTGGACCTGGCGGGCAACGCCGAGAAGATATCCCGCGAGGCCTCATTGCTTCTCAAGGCCCCACCCTGTCCGGCCCAAAAGGGCACCATCATCATCGCCACCAACCAGCTGGCCCTGCAGGTGCATGAATCCATCGGCCATCCCATCGAGCTGGACCGGGTCTACGGCACCGAGGCGGCCTATGCCGGCACCAGCTTCCTGACCACCGATAAGCTGAATACCCTCAAGTACGGGGCGGATATCGTCAACGTCAATGCCGATGCCACGGTGCCGGGAGGGCTGGGGACCTTCGGCTGGGATGACGAGGGGGTGCCGGCCCAGAATGTGCCTATAATAAAGAACGGGCTTTTTACCGGTTATCTGAGCTCCCGGGAAACGGCAGCCCGGCTGGGGCTGTTGTCGGGCGGCGCCATGCGGGCCGACGGATGGAACCGGATCCCCCTGATCCGGATGACCAACATCAACCTGGAGCCCGGCCGCTGGGATTACCAGAACCTGATTGCCGACACCGCCGACGGGGTCCTGTTCGACACCACCAAGACCTGGAGCATAGACGACAGAAGGCTTAATTTCCAGTTCACCACCGAGATCGCCTGGCAGATCAAGGGCGGCCGGCTTACCGGCCAGGCCTATAAGAACCCCACCTATACCGGCCTGACCCCCGAATTCTGGAATTCCTGCGATGCCATCTGCGACAGCAGATCGTGGCACCTGTGGGGCATCCCCAACTGCGGCAAGGGCCAGCCGGGGCAGACCGCCCATGTCGGGCATGGAGTATCCCCGGCCAGGTTCCGCAACGTCCAGATAGGAGTCTCCTGA
- a CDS encoding ABC transporter ATP-binding protein: MIEISNIYKSFNSKPVLAGVDLSINTGETMVIIGGSGCGKSVLLRHIIGLMQPDRGSVKIDGTELSHIGKNELFSLRKRLGMLFQGAALFDSLTVAENVGLGLKEHSEYSTEQISGIVDKKLEMVGMSGTGGLMPAELSGGMKKRVGLARAIAMDPEYILYDEPTTGLDPIMADKINDLIIDLRNKMTLTSIAVTHDMVSASKIADRIAMLHQGRIIFCGTPEEIKRSPDQRVQRFIKGEAD; encoded by the coding sequence ATGATAGAGATATCCAACATATACAAATCCTTCAACTCCAAGCCGGTGCTGGCCGGGGTGGACCTAAGCATCAACACCGGGGAGACCATGGTGATCATCGGCGGGTCGGGCTGCGGCAAGAGCGTCCTGCTGCGCCATATCATCGGGCTGATGCAGCCGGACCGGGGCTCCGTCAAAATTGACGGCACCGAGCTGTCCCACATCGGAAAAAATGAATTGTTCTCCCTGCGGAAGCGCCTGGGTATGCTGTTTCAGGGGGCGGCCCTGTTCGACTCGCTGACGGTGGCCGAGAACGTGGGACTGGGTCTCAAGGAGCACTCGGAATATTCGACCGAGCAGATATCCGGCATCGTCGATAAAAAGCTGGAGATGGTGGGCATGTCCGGCACCGGAGGCCTGATGCCGGCCGAGCTCTCCGGCGGGATGAAAAAAAGGGTGGGGCTGGCCCGGGCCATCGCCATGGACCCGGAGTACATTCTTTACGACGAGCCCACCACCGGACTGGATCCCATCATGGCCGACAAGATCAACGATCTGATCATCGACCTTCGGAACAAGATGACGCTGACCTCGATAGCGGTCACCCACGACATGGTCAGCGCCTCCAAGATCGCCGACCGGATCGCCATGCTGCATCAGGGCAGGATCATCTTCTGCGGCACCCCGGAGGAGATAAAAAGATCGCCGGACCAAAGGGTCCAGCGGTTCATAAAAGGCGAGGCCGACTGA